The Euphorbia lathyris chromosome 3, ddEupLath1.1, whole genome shotgun sequence genome contains a region encoding:
- the LOC136221697 gene encoding protein tesmin/TSO1-like CXC 6 isoform X1 has protein sequence MRYTVRGKSNFSTRKLAKQLVFTEFGLSPVLTTSRLPPAKDYSEVTSHLPSRSPSSEIESESPTFSSQVSAGISNTSRNHRKCHCKRSKCLKLYCECFASGAYCDGCSCSDCHNNIENEAIRRSAVKIVLERNSDAFRPKGEENHVPIMGKHNKGCNCKKTGCLKKYCDCFAAKIACSENCKCVNCKNVERYRKKTADSRRIFGNCEILIKHTNAATFAAIGSSGYGFLRKPRKKRYRKVLDSNKENQKITQDIEQANPVRISGSYPTFCVDSACCIDNSTHLGSSNYGYRSLLADINHPLDTIELCSLLVVASEAAKTFAVEMQEAKVCKITSDATLDGENGGEEPDVQSHGIEVKEERPLLPQRVDESVDKSFVRAASPERKLNLGFSAELYIEQERFILTCLRNYLAKLLDFGAIKAAALSDAEK, from the exons ATGAGATATACAGTTAGGGGAAAATCAAATTTCTCGACAAGGAAGCTGGCTAAGCAGTTAGTTTTCACCGAGTTCGGCTTGTCGCCCGTCCTCACTACATCGCGACTTCCACCAGCTAAGGACTATTCGGAGGTCACGTCACATTTGCCTTCACGTTCTCCATCTTCAGAAAT CGAGTCGGAGTCTCCGACATTCTCGTCTCAAGTGAGCGCCGGAATAAGCAATACTTCAAGGAATCATAGAAAATGTCACTGCAAGCGGTCGAAATGCTTAAAGTT GTACTGTGAATGCTTTGCTTCTGGAGCCTATTGTGATGGGTGCAGCTGTAGTGATTGTCATAATAATATTGAGAATGAAGCTATTAGGAGATCAGCTGTTAAAATTGTTCTTGAGCGCAACTCAGATGCTTTCAGGCCAAAG GGtgaagaaaatcatgttccgaTTATGGGAAAACACAACAAGGGTTGCAACTGCAAAAAAACTGGTTGCCTCAAGAAATACTGTGATTGCTTTGCAGCAAAGATTGCTTGCTCCGAGAATTGCAAATGTGTTAACTGTAAGAATGTTGAAAGGTATAGGAAAAAGACAGCTGATTCTCGGAGAATCTTTGGAAATTGTGAAATCCTCATCAAGCACACAAATGCAGCTACTTTTGCTGCTATCGGATCATCAGGCTATGGCTTTCTGCGAAAACCCAGGAAGAAAAGATACCGGAAGGTCCTTGATTCAAACAAGGAAAATCAGAAGATCACACAAGATATAGAA cAGGCAAATCCAGTAAGAATTTCAGGTTCATACCCGACCTTTTGTGTTGATTCTGCGTGCTGCATTGATAATTCCACACATTTGGGCTCTTCAAACTATGGATACAG ATCGCTGTTGGCAGACATTAATCATCCTCTGGACACGATAGAGCTTTGCTCACTTTTGGTGGTTGCATCAGAAGCTGCTAAAACTTTTGCTG TTGAGATGCAAGAAGCAAAAGTATGCAAGATAACCAGTGATGCAACCCTGGATGGGGAGAATGGTGGAGAAGAACCTGATGTGCA ATCTCATGGAATTGAAGTGAAAGAAGAAAGGCCTTTGTTGCCTCAAAGAGTTGATGAATCGGTCGACAAGTCATTCGTGCGAGCTGCTTCTCCAGAGCGGAAACTGAATCTTGGCTTCAGTGCAGAGCTTTATATAGAGCAGGAAAGGTTTATATTGACATGCCTGCGCAATTATCTTGCAAAGCTCCTTGATTTTGGAGCAATAAAAG CAGCTGCACTTTCAGATGCAGAAAAATGA
- the LOC136221697 gene encoding protein tesmin/TSO1-like CXC 6 isoform X3, with the protein MRYTVRGKSNFSTRKLAKQLVFTEFGLSPVLTTSRLPPAKDYSEVTSHLPSRSPSSEIESESPTFSSQVSAGISNTSRNHRKCHCKRSKCLKLYCECFASGAYCDGCSCSDCHNNIENEAIRRSAVKIVLERNSDAFRPKGEENHVPIMGKHNKGCNCKKTGCLKKYCDCFAAKIACSENCKCVNCKNVERYRKKTADSRRIFGNCEILIKHTNAATFAAIGSSGYGFLRKPRKKRYRKVLDSNKENQKITQDIEQANPVRISGSYPTFCVDSACCIDNSTHLGSSNYGYRSLLADINHPLDTIELCSLLVVASEAAKTFAVEMQEAKVCKITSDATLDGENGGEEPDVQSHGIEVKEERPLLPQRVDESVDKSFVRAASPERKLNLGFSAELYIEQERFILTCLRNYLAKLLDFGAIKAALSDAEK; encoded by the exons ATGAGATATACAGTTAGGGGAAAATCAAATTTCTCGACAAGGAAGCTGGCTAAGCAGTTAGTTTTCACCGAGTTCGGCTTGTCGCCCGTCCTCACTACATCGCGACTTCCACCAGCTAAGGACTATTCGGAGGTCACGTCACATTTGCCTTCACGTTCTCCATCTTCAGAAAT CGAGTCGGAGTCTCCGACATTCTCGTCTCAAGTGAGCGCCGGAATAAGCAATACTTCAAGGAATCATAGAAAATGTCACTGCAAGCGGTCGAAATGCTTAAAGTT GTACTGTGAATGCTTTGCTTCTGGAGCCTATTGTGATGGGTGCAGCTGTAGTGATTGTCATAATAATATTGAGAATGAAGCTATTAGGAGATCAGCTGTTAAAATTGTTCTTGAGCGCAACTCAGATGCTTTCAGGCCAAAG GGtgaagaaaatcatgttccgaTTATGGGAAAACACAACAAGGGTTGCAACTGCAAAAAAACTGGTTGCCTCAAGAAATACTGTGATTGCTTTGCAGCAAAGATTGCTTGCTCCGAGAATTGCAAATGTGTTAACTGTAAGAATGTTGAAAGGTATAGGAAAAAGACAGCTGATTCTCGGAGAATCTTTGGAAATTGTGAAATCCTCATCAAGCACACAAATGCAGCTACTTTTGCTGCTATCGGATCATCAGGCTATGGCTTTCTGCGAAAACCCAGGAAGAAAAGATACCGGAAGGTCCTTGATTCAAACAAGGAAAATCAGAAGATCACACAAGATATAGAA cAGGCAAATCCAGTAAGAATTTCAGGTTCATACCCGACCTTTTGTGTTGATTCTGCGTGCTGCATTGATAATTCCACACATTTGGGCTCTTCAAACTATGGATACAG ATCGCTGTTGGCAGACATTAATCATCCTCTGGACACGATAGAGCTTTGCTCACTTTTGGTGGTTGCATCAGAAGCTGCTAAAACTTTTGCTG TTGAGATGCAAGAAGCAAAAGTATGCAAGATAACCAGTGATGCAACCCTGGATGGGGAGAATGGTGGAGAAGAACCTGATGTGCA ATCTCATGGAATTGAAGTGAAAGAAGAAAGGCCTTTGTTGCCTCAAAGAGTTGATGAATCGGTCGACAAGTCATTCGTGCGAGCTGCTTCTCCAGAGCGGAAACTGAATCTTGGCTTCAGTGCAGAGCTTTATATAGAGCAGGAAAGGTTTATATTGACATGCCTGCGCAATTATCTTGCAAAGCTCCTTGATTTTGGAGCAATAAAAG CTGCACTTTCAGATGCAGAAAAATGA
- the LOC136221697 gene encoding protein tesmin/TSO1-like CXC 6 isoform X2, producing the protein MRYTVRGKSNFSTRKLAKQLVFTEFGLSPVLTTSRLPPAKDYSEVTSHLPSRSPSSEIESESPTFSSQVSAGISNTSRNHRKCHCKRSKCLKLYCECFASGAYCDGCSCSDCHNNIENEAIRRSAVKIVLERNSDAFRPKGEENHVPIMGKHNKGCNCKKTGCLKKYCDCFAAKIACSENCKCVNCKNVERYRKKTADSRRIFGNCEILIKHTNAATFAAIGSSGYGFLRKPRKKRYRKVLDSNKENQKITQDIEANPVRISGSYPTFCVDSACCIDNSTHLGSSNYGYRSLLADINHPLDTIELCSLLVVASEAAKTFAVEMQEAKVCKITSDATLDGENGGEEPDVQSHGIEVKEERPLLPQRVDESVDKSFVRAASPERKLNLGFSAELYIEQERFILTCLRNYLAKLLDFGAIKAAALSDAEK; encoded by the exons ATGAGATATACAGTTAGGGGAAAATCAAATTTCTCGACAAGGAAGCTGGCTAAGCAGTTAGTTTTCACCGAGTTCGGCTTGTCGCCCGTCCTCACTACATCGCGACTTCCACCAGCTAAGGACTATTCGGAGGTCACGTCACATTTGCCTTCACGTTCTCCATCTTCAGAAAT CGAGTCGGAGTCTCCGACATTCTCGTCTCAAGTGAGCGCCGGAATAAGCAATACTTCAAGGAATCATAGAAAATGTCACTGCAAGCGGTCGAAATGCTTAAAGTT GTACTGTGAATGCTTTGCTTCTGGAGCCTATTGTGATGGGTGCAGCTGTAGTGATTGTCATAATAATATTGAGAATGAAGCTATTAGGAGATCAGCTGTTAAAATTGTTCTTGAGCGCAACTCAGATGCTTTCAGGCCAAAG GGtgaagaaaatcatgttccgaTTATGGGAAAACACAACAAGGGTTGCAACTGCAAAAAAACTGGTTGCCTCAAGAAATACTGTGATTGCTTTGCAGCAAAGATTGCTTGCTCCGAGAATTGCAAATGTGTTAACTGTAAGAATGTTGAAAGGTATAGGAAAAAGACAGCTGATTCTCGGAGAATCTTTGGAAATTGTGAAATCCTCATCAAGCACACAAATGCAGCTACTTTTGCTGCTATCGGATCATCAGGCTATGGCTTTCTGCGAAAACCCAGGAAGAAAAGATACCGGAAGGTCCTTGATTCAAACAAGGAAAATCAGAAGATCACACAAGATATAGAA GCAAATCCAGTAAGAATTTCAGGTTCATACCCGACCTTTTGTGTTGATTCTGCGTGCTGCATTGATAATTCCACACATTTGGGCTCTTCAAACTATGGATACAG ATCGCTGTTGGCAGACATTAATCATCCTCTGGACACGATAGAGCTTTGCTCACTTTTGGTGGTTGCATCAGAAGCTGCTAAAACTTTTGCTG TTGAGATGCAAGAAGCAAAAGTATGCAAGATAACCAGTGATGCAACCCTGGATGGGGAGAATGGTGGAGAAGAACCTGATGTGCA ATCTCATGGAATTGAAGTGAAAGAAGAAAGGCCTTTGTTGCCTCAAAGAGTTGATGAATCGGTCGACAAGTCATTCGTGCGAGCTGCTTCTCCAGAGCGGAAACTGAATCTTGGCTTCAGTGCAGAGCTTTATATAGAGCAGGAAAGGTTTATATTGACATGCCTGCGCAATTATCTTGCAAAGCTCCTTGATTTTGGAGCAATAAAAG CAGCTGCACTTTCAGATGCAGAAAAATGA